Proteins from a genomic interval of Equus quagga isolate Etosha38 chromosome 11, UCLA_HA_Equagga_1.0, whole genome shotgun sequence:
- the LOC124247756 gene encoding tumor necrosis factor ligand superfamily member 12 isoform X1 — MGGAVRQAQPPAPMAARRSQRRRGRRGEPGTALLAPLVLGLGLALACLGLLLVVVSLGSRASLSAQQEPSQGELVAEEDQDPLELNPQTEESQDLVPLLKRLVRPRRSAAKGRKTRARRAIAAHYEVRSRPGQDGAQAGVDGTVSGWEEAKINSSNPLRYDRQSGEFIVIRAGLYYLYCQVHFDEGKAVYLKLDLLVDDTLALRCLEEFSATAASSLGPQLRLCQVSGLLPLRPGSSLRIRTLPWAHLKAAPFLTYFGLFQVH; from the exons ATGGGGGGGGCGGTGAGGCAGGCacagccccccgcccccatggCCGCCCGTCGGAGCCAGAGGCGGAGGGGGCGCCGGGGGGAGCCGGGCACCGCCCTGCTGGCCCCGCTCgtgctgggcctgggcctggcgcTGGCCTGCCTTGGCCTCCTGCTGGTCGTGGTCAGCCTGGGAAGCCGGGCATCGCTGTCTGCCCAG CAGGAGCCTTCCCAAGGGGAGCTGGTGGCAGAGGAGGACCAGGACCCACTG GAACTGAATCCCCAGACAGAGGAAAGCCAGGATCTCGTGCCTTTACTGAAACGACTGGTTCGGCCTCGCAGAAGTG CAGCTAAAGGCCGGAAAACACGGGCTCGCAGAGCGATTGCAGCTCACTATGAAG TTCGCTCACGACCGGGACAGGACGGAGCGCAGGCGG GTGTAGACGGGACCGTGAGTGGCTGGGAGGAGGCCAAAATCAACAGCTCCAACCCACTGCGCTATGACCGCCAGAGCGGGGAATTCATAGTCATCCGGGCTGGGCTCTACTACCTGTACTGTCAG gtgCACTTTGATGAGGGGAAGGCTGTCTACCTGAAGCTGGACTTGCTGGTGGATGACACGCTGGCCCTGCGCTGCCTGGAAGAGTTCTCAGCCACGGCAGCTAGTTCCCTCGGGCCCCAGCTCCGTCTCTGCCAGGTGTCTGGGCTGTTGCCCCTGCGGCCAGGGTCCTCCCTGCGGATCCGCACGCTCCCCTGGGCCCATCTCAAGGCCGCCCCCTTCCTCACCTACTTTGGACTCTTCCAAGTTCACTGA
- the LOC124247756 gene encoding tumor necrosis factor ligand superfamily member 12 isoform X2: protein MGGAVRQAQPPAPMAARRSQRRRGRRGEPGTALLAPLVLGLGLALACLGLLLVVVSLGSRASLSAQEPSQGELVAEEDQDPLELNPQTEESQDLVPLLKRLVRPRRSAAKGRKTRARRAIAAHYEVRSRPGQDGAQAGVDGTVSGWEEAKINSSNPLRYDRQSGEFIVIRAGLYYLYCQVHFDEGKAVYLKLDLLVDDTLALRCLEEFSATAASSLGPQLRLCQVSGLLPLRPGSSLRIRTLPWAHLKAAPFLTYFGLFQVH, encoded by the exons ATGGGGGGGGCGGTGAGGCAGGCacagccccccgcccccatggCCGCCCGTCGGAGCCAGAGGCGGAGGGGGCGCCGGGGGGAGCCGGGCACCGCCCTGCTGGCCCCGCTCgtgctgggcctgggcctggcgcTGGCCTGCCTTGGCCTCCTGCTGGTCGTGGTCAGCCTGGGAAGCCGGGCATCGCTGTCTGCCCAG GAGCCTTCCCAAGGGGAGCTGGTGGCAGAGGAGGACCAGGACCCACTG GAACTGAATCCCCAGACAGAGGAAAGCCAGGATCTCGTGCCTTTACTGAAACGACTGGTTCGGCCTCGCAGAAGTG CAGCTAAAGGCCGGAAAACACGGGCTCGCAGAGCGATTGCAGCTCACTATGAAG TTCGCTCACGACCGGGACAGGACGGAGCGCAGGCGG GTGTAGACGGGACCGTGAGTGGCTGGGAGGAGGCCAAAATCAACAGCTCCAACCCACTGCGCTATGACCGCCAGAGCGGGGAATTCATAGTCATCCGGGCTGGGCTCTACTACCTGTACTGTCAG gtgCACTTTGATGAGGGGAAGGCTGTCTACCTGAAGCTGGACTTGCTGGTGGATGACACGCTGGCCCTGCGCTGCCTGGAAGAGTTCTCAGCCACGGCAGCTAGTTCCCTCGGGCCCCAGCTCCGTCTCTGCCAGGTGTCTGGGCTGTTGCCCCTGCGGCCAGGGTCCTCCCTGCGGATCCGCACGCTCCCCTGGGCCCATCTCAAGGCCGCCCCCTTCCTCACCTACTTTGGACTCTTCCAAGTTCACTGA